A single region of the Leptothrix cholodnii SP-6 genome encodes:
- a CDS encoding tryptophan halogenase family protein, translating into MSNPERHLRDIVIIGGGSAGWMAAAALSSALSQRCRVTLVESDEIGTVGVGEATIPPIRIFNQTLGLDEAEFLKRTQGTFKLGIEFVDWARLGQRYFHPFGPHGVQFDLSPQHQYWLRSRGREGMPGIDEHSMAWVMASRGRFDRPSSDPRSVLSTFDYAYHFDATLYARYLREVSEARGVRRIEGQVVGVALRPTDGFVASVRLADGRDIAGELFIDCSGFRGLLIEQTLHTGYEDWSHWLPCDRAMAVPCSHPESPEGGELTPYTRSTARAAGWQWRIPLQHRIGNGHVYSSQFLDDDEAAAVLLDNLDGAALAAPRALRFTTGRRKQFWNRNVVALGLASGFMEPLESTSLHLVQSGISRLLALFPDRDFDPLTAAEYNRIGVQEFERIRDFLILHYKLTERDDAPLWRYCAAMPIPDTLQYKIEHFRRYGRLVSEGMELFGNASWLSVHIGQLNWPQRHDPLVDLRDVDGDAVLARLRQAMVSAAHGLPGHADFIRRHCAARAACPA; encoded by the coding sequence ATGTCAAATCCTGAACGCCATCTGCGCGACATCGTCATCATCGGTGGTGGTTCGGCCGGCTGGATGGCCGCGGCGGCCTTGTCCAGCGCGCTGTCGCAGCGCTGTCGTGTCACGCTGGTCGAATCCGATGAGATCGGCACCGTCGGTGTCGGCGAGGCGACGATTCCTCCGATCAGGATCTTCAACCAGACCCTGGGCCTGGACGAGGCCGAGTTCCTCAAGCGCACCCAGGGCACCTTCAAGCTCGGGATCGAATTCGTCGACTGGGCCCGGCTCGGCCAGCGCTACTTCCATCCCTTCGGCCCGCATGGCGTGCAGTTCGATCTGTCGCCGCAACACCAGTATTGGCTGCGCAGCCGAGGGCGTGAAGGCATGCCCGGCATCGACGAACATTCGATGGCCTGGGTGATGGCCAGTCGGGGCCGGTTCGACAGGCCCTCGAGCGATCCGCGCTCGGTGCTGTCGACCTTCGACTATGCCTACCACTTCGACGCCACGCTCTACGCCCGCTACCTGCGCGAGGTGTCCGAGGCGCGCGGGGTGCGGCGTATCGAGGGCCAGGTCGTCGGTGTCGCCCTGCGCCCGACCGACGGCTTCGTCGCATCGGTGCGACTCGCCGACGGGCGTGACATCGCCGGCGAGCTGTTCATCGACTGCTCGGGCTTTCGTGGCCTGCTGATCGAGCAGACCCTGCACACCGGCTACGAGGACTGGAGCCACTGGTTGCCCTGCGATCGCGCGATGGCGGTGCCCTGCAGTCATCCTGAGTCGCCCGAGGGGGGCGAGCTGACGCCCTACACGCGCTCGACCGCGCGCGCGGCCGGCTGGCAGTGGCGCATCCCGCTGCAGCACCGCATCGGCAACGGCCATGTCTACAGCAGCCAGTTCCTCGATGACGACGAAGCGGCGGCGGTGCTGCTCGACAACCTCGACGGCGCGGCCCTGGCCGCACCGCGAGCGCTGCGTTTCACCACCGGCCGGCGCAAGCAGTTCTGGAACCGCAATGTCGTGGCGCTGGGCCTGGCCAGCGGCTTCATGGAACCGCTGGAGTCGACCAGCCTGCACCTGGTGCAGTCGGGCATCTCGCGGCTGCTGGCGCTGTTTCCCGATCGCGACTTCGATCCGCTGACGGCGGCCGAATACAACCGCATCGGGGTGCAGGAGTTCGAGCGCATCCGCGACTTCCTGATCCTGCACTACAAGCTCACCGAGCGGGATGACGCGCCGCTGTGGCGCTACTGCGCGGCGATGCCGATACCCGACACGCTGCAATACAAGATCGAGCATTTCCGGCGCTACGGCCGCCTGGTCAGCGAGGGCATGGAGCTGTTCGGCAACGCCAGCTGGCTGTCGGTGCACATCGGCCAGCTGAACTGGCCGCAGCGCCACGATCCCCTGGTCGATCTGCGCGACGTCGATGGCGATGCCGTGCTGGCGCGGCTGCGCCAGGCCATGGTGAGTGCCGCCCACGGCCTGCCCGGCCATGCCGATTTCATCCGGCGCCACTGCGCCGCCCGTGCGGCCTGCCCAGCCTAG
- a CDS encoding TonB-dependent receptor — MHKHRVRPARAPKLNQIAALLTSSAFAVLLAGPVQAQGPVAAEDKAAEATQADAAKAEASAATGAAGAAVAGKRDKGDVVGLDRVVVTGTSQKKSKMRSSVSVTDVDQQQVADFGARSEADVLHLIPGIRAESSAGPGGNSNITVRGLPISSGGSKFVQLQEDGLPVVEFGDMNFGNNDYFIRFDNNVDSIQTLRGGSAATFASHAPGAVINYISKTGKEKGGSIGLTRGLNFDETRVDGDYGGKLSPNLRFHIGGYFRDGEGPRANDTHALRGHQIKGNLTNAFNGDKGYLRVSFKSLDESAPTYTSMPARASLSGNTVTGMSSINGFDIRKDSQLSIYNTSMPTIGPVGTSTGMADVSRGITVKSKTVGLEFHNELPTGFTIDNKFKISRTSSAFQTQFWGANTLGGMLGNFGAGSSAVYFNGPKAGQAVTDTNLQTGLVSQSAAINQQSPDMGHYANDLSLSKAFELSGNKLNTKLGYYRSNQDIVQEWQISERLMEIGRNGALIDVRDAAGAMLTTAGLTGYNNQWGGCCARSVNAHYTTDAPYLSLALESGPVDLEASLRHDMVRATGSYAGGKQVAGGLDVNRDGVIDGAERNVWLVDTSNPSPINYKVNYTSYSLGANYRLSNDTSTFARVSKGGRAIADRLLFSPFVNSVTGALMAGLEAQAVATVKQREIGVKHRGSRDWGSYGLFATLFTATVDEYDYDQTRTIGPKLNVVGTRARGLELESALSIGNFAINANAVYTDLKITKDLVGTAQGASTVGKVPGGVPTVLYSISPRYTFGPVTTGASIFGQTSVWNNTFNTTKVAGRYIVNAFVGYEMAENTTLTLNASNLFDKVASSGGVGGPNAQNIVELRPETGRSFTASIRHAF, encoded by the coding sequence ATGCACAAACATCGCGTGCGCCCAGCTAGGGCGCCGAAACTCAACCAGATCGCCGCGCTGCTGACCTCGTCGGCCTTCGCGGTCCTGCTCGCCGGTCCGGTACAGGCCCAGGGCCCTGTGGCGGCCGAGGACAAGGCCGCCGAGGCCACCCAGGCCGACGCAGCCAAGGCAGAAGCATCGGCCGCCACCGGCGCGGCAGGGGCAGCCGTCGCGGGCAAGCGAGACAAGGGCGACGTCGTCGGCCTGGATCGTGTCGTCGTCACCGGCACCAGCCAGAAGAAGTCGAAGATGCGCAGCTCGGTGTCGGTGACCGACGTCGACCAGCAGCAGGTCGCCGACTTCGGTGCCCGCTCCGAAGCCGACGTGCTGCACCTGATCCCGGGTATCCGGGCTGAAAGTTCGGCCGGTCCGGGCGGCAACTCCAACATCACGGTGCGCGGCCTGCCGATCTCGTCGGGCGGCTCGAAGTTCGTCCAGCTCCAGGAGGATGGCCTGCCCGTGGTCGAGTTCGGCGACATGAACTTCGGCAACAACGACTACTTCATCCGCTTCGATAACAACGTCGACAGCATCCAGACGCTGCGGGGCGGCTCGGCGGCAACCTTCGCCTCGCACGCCCCGGGCGCGGTCATCAACTACATCAGCAAGACCGGCAAGGAGAAGGGCGGATCGATCGGCCTGACACGTGGCCTGAACTTCGACGAGACCCGTGTCGACGGCGACTACGGCGGCAAGCTCAGTCCGAACCTGCGCTTCCACATCGGCGGCTACTTCCGCGACGGCGAAGGCCCGCGTGCCAACGACACCCATGCCCTGCGTGGCCATCAGATCAAGGGCAATCTGACCAACGCCTTCAACGGCGACAAGGGCTATCTGCGGGTCTCGTTCAAGTCCCTCGACGAGAGTGCACCGACCTACACCAGCATGCCGGCGCGTGCTTCGTTGAGCGGCAACACGGTCACCGGCATGAGCTCGATCAACGGTTTCGACATCCGCAAGGATTCGCAGCTGTCGATCTACAACACCAGCATGCCGACGATCGGCCCGGTCGGCACCAGCACCGGCATGGCCGACGTGTCCAGGGGCATCACGGTCAAGTCGAAGACGGTGGGTCTGGAGTTCCACAACGAACTGCCGACCGGGTTCACGATCGACAACAAGTTCAAGATCAGCCGCACCTCGAGTGCCTTCCAGACCCAGTTCTGGGGTGCCAACACGCTGGGTGGCATGCTCGGCAACTTCGGCGCCGGCTCGTCGGCGGTGTACTTCAACGGCCCGAAGGCCGGCCAGGCCGTCACCGACACCAACCTGCAGACCGGGCTGGTGTCGCAGAGCGCGGCGATCAACCAGCAGTCGCCCGACATGGGCCACTACGCCAACGACCTGAGCCTGAGCAAGGCCTTCGAGCTGAGCGGCAACAAGCTCAACACCAAGCTGGGCTACTACCGTTCCAACCAGGACATCGTCCAGGAATGGCAGATCAGCGAGCGCCTGATGGAGATCGGCCGCAACGGCGCGCTGATCGACGTCAGGGATGCCGCCGGCGCGATGCTGACCACCGCCGGCCTGACGGGCTACAACAACCAGTGGGGCGGCTGCTGCGCCCGCAGCGTCAATGCGCACTACACCACCGACGCGCCCTACCTGTCGCTGGCGCTCGAAAGCGGCCCGGTCGACCTGGAGGCCAGCCTGCGCCACGACATGGTCCGTGCCACCGGCAGCTATGCCGGCGGCAAGCAGGTCGCCGGCGGTCTCGACGTCAACCGGGATGGGGTCATCGATGGTGCCGAGCGCAACGTCTGGTTGGTTGACACCAGCAACCCGAGTCCGATCAACTACAAGGTCAACTACACCTCGTACTCCCTGGGTGCCAACTACCGCCTCAGCAACGACACCAGCACGTTCGCGCGTGTCAGCAAGGGCGGTCGGGCCATCGCCGACCGCCTGCTGTTCTCGCCTTTCGTGAACTCGGTGACCGGTGCCCTGATGGCCGGCCTGGAGGCCCAGGCGGTCGCGACCGTCAAGCAGCGTGAAATCGGCGTGAAGCACCGCGGCAGCCGCGACTGGGGCAGCTACGGCCTGTTCGCCACGCTCTTCACGGCGACGGTGGACGAGTACGACTACGACCAGACGCGCACCATCGGTCCGAAGCTGAACGTGGTGGGGACCCGGGCCCGCGGCCTGGAGCTCGAGTCGGCGCTGAGCATCGGCAACTTCGCGATCAATGCCAATGCCGTCTACACCGACCTGAAAATCACGAAGGACCTGGTCGGCACGGCGCAAGGGGCCAGCACGGTGGGCAAGGTGCCGGGTGGCGTGCCCACGGTGCTCTATTCGATCTCGCCGCGCTACACCTTCGGCCCGGTGACCACCGGCGCGTCGATTTTCGGCCAGACCTCGGTGTGGAACAACACCTTCAACACCACGAAGGTCGCGGGCCGCTACATCGTCAATGCCTTCGTCGGCTACGAGATGGCCGAGAACACGACGCTGACGCTGAACGCCAGCAACCTGTTCGACAAGGTCGCCTCGTCGGGCGGCGTGGGTGGCCCGAACGCCCAGAACATCGTCGAACTGCGGCCGGAAACGGGCCGATCGTTCACGGCGTCGATCCGACATGCGTTCTGA